AGAATGCAACAAAAGCAAGAATACCATTTTATGGGAGGTATGCACCTTTGGTTTTGGGAACAGTTCAACTCATTCTAATGTtacacatttggaaaaaaaataggggATCAGTGAGCTGTCAAACAGATTTTAACAAGAACAGAACCTTTATAAAGGAGTAGGCTACTGACACATTCAGGTCTTCAGGGAGACGTGCATACGTCCTTTTTGATCTTTAGATATGTTAGAAAGCACTTAATCTCTATCCCCAAATATAAACAGTGATAGGAGGTTCACAATAAGATGGCAATTCtgtagaggggggaaaaaaagtggatCACTCTTCTGAATCATGCTTTGAGTGAGTTCTCAGTGCTTTCCTATCTTGCTACTGTGTGCACACTGATGGAAGAATATAGATTTAAACCTGCTTCAGCTCTATATCCGTAGAGCTGAGATAAGGCACAGTGTATAAATTATGCTTTTCAATGCAAGAGATGCTGAAGGAAAGAGGTTAGATAGAGCATCTAGAGATTTTTATATCATATAAACAACTAAGAATGTCTATATCTAGAAATTTGGGATGGATTTGAAGTTACTTGATTGCATACATATGAGTTAATTAAAAGTTAGTTTCCTAAAAATAGATCCTTGGGATGTGGGTGCATGGACACACAAAGTTATTTCATGTAATTTAGACATGTCTTTACCTTTTGAATAGTTACACAGAAATGGATCCTGTGATTATTGCTTCAGAAGGTGTtgagaaatttaaaaatgaaaactttgagATAATCATTGTTGATACAAGTGGGCGTCACAAACAGGAAGACTCTTTGTTTGAAGAAATGTTACAAGTTGCCAATGCTATAGTGAGTAACTACTAGAAGTGTAAAAATGGTTCTTgattgtcttttgtttttatagtaaTTTGAAAACATATCGTTATCCAAATGTGTTTTACATAGATGCTGTCTATTATAGAACATGTCAGGGCTTTAATTTACATCTCGGGAGCTTCTGAAATATGGGGACAGTTCTGACTGCTGTAACAGCAAAGATAAATGAAGTCTGAAAGTTATTAGCCTTCAGTTGGTGAAAGTTCAGTAAAACTACTTCATTTTAAACTGTTCTTCTGCTCATTTATATAATTAGTTATTGAATTAAAGTTGGCTTGCATATATCAAGGCTGACATTATCACTTCATACAATATGCTCTTTTTCCTTCGTGATCTTgcataaacaaagtaaaagaaaaaggactgATGTGTATTTACAGCATTACAGAAATTATAGCAAATGTGCCTGGGTTTCATCTGCCACTTCTTCACATGTCTGGTTTATGTGAGATAGATGAGGTGATCATAGGTCATGCTGATGAACAAATTAATCTACGCTTTCACGTGGATTAAGGAACAGTCTTCATAAGTAACAAAACTGGCAGCCTCAGTTTGGCCACCAGACTTGGGATCAAATGGAAGATATTCTTTGGCATCTTTTATTAGTAAGCCTAATACTTAATAAGTGGATTGTAGGAGGACAGCATGGACAAATATTGACTTAACATTGCTCGGCATAAACAAtaatgtttacaaatattttaatagtcCATATTAAGTAGAGAAGTATAACTTGTGGAAAAAATCTATTATAGCTAGTAGGCCATCTTTGAAAGTAAATATCCATAGTTTTCCTGAATTTTCTTTGGGGAATGaagtgaaaaaatatatttcaagttGCTATTTTTCTTGCTCATTGTTCAGTCTTGATTCACTCTTCAAATACTTTCTAGATTTGTAccatttctttaaaatttcagtgTACTTAAGAGAGTCTACTACAGAACATAATACATAATACAGAGTTAAGACCCAGAAATAACTCGTGTTAATTTTTTCAGCAACCAGATAACATTGTTTACGTTATGGATGCCTCCATTGGTCAAGCTTGTGAAGCTCAGGCAAAGGCTTTCAAAGATAAAGTAGATGTAGCCTCTGTTATTGTGACAAAACTTGATGGCCATGCAAAAGGAGGTGGCGCTCTCAGTGCGTAAGTATTGTGTGGTAATGGGGTTTCAGTATTTTTGTAGCTGTATGTTATGTCTAAATTACCAGAAGAGTTGTTAAACAAAGTTCTCCTCTTGTTTTTGTGACGTGCAATTGGATGTGCTGATTCTTGGCTCAGTGAGTAACACTGGCCTTGATGCAAACCActtatggcctgatcctgacTTCAGGGGGAGTTATGGGTGCTTTGCAGCTTTCAGGATCAGACTGTGGCACTTTCTGATATTACACATCTTTCTTTAAGCATCAACTTGTTTTCTCAGGATAGTATCACTAGTCTCTCTCTACACGTGAGAGGGGTGTTAAGTTACTGTGAGGTTTGTCTTAATATCCTTACAAAAATTAGTAGATAGATGCCTTACAGACATGGTTCAGGTGAAAAGATTGCTTCCCATTAAGAGTCTAAGATGACATACCAAAAAAGTATAAAACTGAAACTTCAGATATTGTGAGGCAATGCTGGATGAGACTCATATCAGTGGAATTCAAGTCAAATCTCTGAATGATAAAAGTCCAGAAAATGGTCAAAGGAACCCACTTATAAATTCCTCAGTTACATTTTCTTTGATTCCATGCTTCTGTCAAAAGCCATGCAGCACAGCATCCTGAAACTGAAGCTAGTCCTAAAGTTACCAGAACACATCAGAAATATATCTAAGCATCTGTCTTTTTACAGGCAGACATGGCAAACACACTTGTTGTGAAAATAAGGTTAGAAATTAGGTTGGTTATAGAAACGATGCAAAATATTGGCAGAACAATCTGGTCTGTTTGTTTTGATGCCAGCTCTTTAAATCAGTGTCTGACTGAACTGAAAAGTTAAGACTCTTCAACGTCTATAAATATTCTGTTCTGTCAGTAAAAATAAAGTTGGCAGAGGATGAAGCATACTAGCCAGAAATAGACACTGAAGGTGAGAGCTGCACCTTGCAGGTCCTGGGCCATGCTAATAAGATGACCAGGTGCCTTCTTTTTCTTTACACCCCACCTCTCGAGCTGCTGGGAATTCACAGTTCAGAATATCTAGCAGAGTGTGGTCCCTGCTCTAGAGTTTTGCCTTTCACATTTCTTGCTAGTAGGTGTCTGACCACCTTGAAGCTCCCACTTTCCTCTACTTTCTGGAAGGGAGAAGCTTTATCAGTCTCCCCATTTGGAAGCCTCCTGGCTGCTTTAAGATATGGAAGAAAGAGAGGTCTCCACGATTTTCCATTTTATTGGCTGCTCCTCCATGAATAACTTCAGTACTTGCCTCTGTTAGCTTCCCAGCAGCAGGAAGAAATGGACAGGGTTAAGTTTTAGGCGCCCGCAAAATTCTGAATGTGAACAGTGAAACTGACCATCTTAATTTCCTATTAGTGGTGCTTGTTAAAGCTATCAGCAGTGGTACAGGCACTGAGTGAGTCTGTCTGAAGATTCAGGAATACATCTATTTAAAGTTTGTTCATATTTTGAGGGTTATATTTATAATTGTAAGGAatagtaactttttttaaaaatattacaagcCTAAAATCTCTGAGCTTATTAGGGAATGATTCCCAATTGCTACTGGCAAGTAGCTGTTTCAAATCCTTTATGCTAAAGCCTTTTGCACTGGTAGTTTGAGGAGCTACTAGAATATTGCAGGCAAATAAAATCTCACTAGTGTCATTACattcattaattttaatataagggagcagaatttgggccataTTGATTTTGTTTAGAGACGCAGTCTTATTACTTATACTTCATTGCAGAGTTGCTGCCACAAAGAGTCCTATAATTTTTATTGGTACTGGAGAGCACATAGATGACTTTGAACCATTCAAAACACAGCCTTTCATCAGCAAACTCCTTGGTATGTACTATTTATAACTACAGACTACACAAGTGTTCTCAAAAATGTCACTGTCACAGAAAAAAATTGGAGCATAATTTTCCTCACAAATTTTGAAAAAGGCTTTCTGTTTTCCAGGCATGGGTGATATTGAAGGATTGATAGATAAAGTAAATGAATTAAAGTTGGATGATAACGAGGCACTCATAGAAAAGCTGAAACACGGTAAGCTAGTTCTCCCCCAAAAAAATTATGCAACAGAGCTAACCTTTGGAGTAATCTTCAGTTTGTAGAAAATTTATTTTGAAGTAACTATTCAACCTTTTTTTCCCTTGTCATGGTAAACTAAGTAATTAAAGAGAAATATAAATTTAAATCatatagctaaaaaaaaaaaatccagacatcTCATGAACAGTTGAAATGTGAAAGTAAATGGATTGCTCCTCTGACATAGCATTATTTGCATGCTTTCTCAACACAATTGCAATTTACCTAAGGTTCTTAAATGTGTTATGCAAAGGGAGATACAGCCAAATAATAGAAGAATATGCAGAAGAAGTATCTTTGCATCTAACACTACTTGGCTCTGTCTGTTCTCATCATAAAGTGTAATCAGAGATGGGTGGGCAGGATCAGTCtacataaaaatgtaattgtgatcATCTTCAATAATCTTCCATTTCTGTTGTTCTTCAGGTCAGTTTACTTTGAGAGATATGTATGAACAATTCCAAAACATCATGAAAATGGGACCCTTCAGTCAGATCTTGGTTAGTTATCCTGAAAATTTTCTGTCCAAACTTCACTCATTTTCAATTTTTGTAGAAAGTGCTGGAGAACTTTTTTGAATTTTAAGGAATTCTTCCCATTGAATAGCTGCCTGAAATGCTACCAGATAATTTTAATGGTTTCTGGTAAATATGAATAACTTGCCTGTTTCTGCATTTGAACATGTTCAAATTTgctgaataaaatatttaaaatatatagtggTATCTATTTCTCAGGTCACTGAAACAGTAGTCTCTTCTAATTTGCAAACCTGAGACAATTAACTCCTTTAACTGTACTATTTTATAGGGTATGATCCCTGGTTTTGGAACGGATTTTATGAGTAAAGGCAATGAACAGGAATCAATGGCAAGGCTAAAGAAATTGATGACTATAATGGACAGTATGAATGATCAAGGTAAAACAAGTTCCAATAATAGAAAGTTAAGAACAGTTACTTAAATAATTCATAGCTGTGTTCATTATTTTATTGGAACAAGTCAGGGAAACAAGTATTGGGGAGGGTGGGAAGAAACAGGAGAGTACTAAtttatcatgacaggtttcagagtatcagccatgttagtctatatccgcaaaaagaaagaatacttgtggcatcttggagactaacaaatttatttgagcatttattacTTACCTGatctctcttgttacagtgtgtatggtaacacccattgtttcatgttctctgtgtgtataaatctccccactgtattttccactgcatgcatccaacaaagtgagctgtagctcacgaaagcttatgctcaaataaatttgttagtctctaaggtcccacaagtgctccttttctaaTTTATCATGTTCGTATAACTATCCATACATAACTGAAACAGGTGGAAACAATCCAATGAAACAATTGGAAAACCCACAACAGAACTGAAGTGCACATAACAGATAGGCTTTCAAAAATAAGACTGAATAGAGGATCCAGATGCTGCTTGATCCAAagtacattatttggaaaggatATTTTATTACCTAGAGGAGATTTCTAAGCATACTTTTGCAGCTGGAGTAGACACAGTCCATACACTCATTGTCTCTAATGACTGACAATCACTTCCTTTAAAGTCATTGTCAGGGTAGAATTGCCTGCAAAAATGTCTGTGTGAGGTTGAATGTTTGTCTAATAGCCGTATAAAACTTTATCTATTTTCAAGTAAAAGGATTGTTTTCCACCTGTCAGACCCACCAGCTCACCCTGGTCTCTGGCACTcaggttggtttgttttcatCATGCTCATCAACATTAGTCATAGAAGCTTAACTGGCAGATTATGTCCTCAGATATACCTGTGCAAACCGCAGTAATCTTCATAGGATTGCACACATGTAATTAGGGGCGTAATTTGTTATGCAGAACATCTGTTGCTAATGGTGATGCACAAGAATAAAGGAAAGCCAGCTTGAGTGTCTGGTAGTTGGAAATTATAGAAATCATTGAGATACAATGTATATGGAAGTCCACTGCCACTGAGTCAATTTTCAGGgtagaaccacactttaaaaattaaaagaaacaattcTCAATGACTGAGTTCTCATTAAAACCTGTATTACATCCAGATAATGTTAATAAGTTCACATACAGTTAGGTATAaatattttgcattgtttttaatCGCAGAACTAGATAGTACAGATGGTGCGAAGGTTTTCAGTAAACAACCAGGAAGAATCCAAAGAGTAGCAAGAGGTTCGGGTGTTTCTACCAGAGATGTACAGGAGCTTTTGACACAGTATACAAAGTTTGCACAGATGGTGAAAAAAATGGGAGGCATCAAGGGTCTTTTCAAAGGTAAGTAAAACATCCATCTACTTGGCAATTACTCAGCTGTAGGAAAGGCATTGTGGTGGTGGTCCTAGTGGGAATAGGGCAAAAGATGAGGGGATTTAAAAAGGTAGTTTGAGGtctgaggaagaaaagggaataAGTGTGGCTGCAGAAAGAAAGTGGGCTATAGTGCCTTCTATTGCTCTATGGACAGTTGAGTTATATAATGACCCTAGAGCAGAAACTGGTATTTCTGATTTGAAGTTAGTTAATAAAGGCAAAGTATTGTTAGTGTTCATTCAATGAAAGTGGACAAGATTGAGAAATCTGATTAATGAGGATTCCCTTTGGTCCCCaaataataaggaaaaaaaatccaaggttTTTTTCCTATAATCTTTTTATTGGTCAGAAACATCATTTACCAAACAGTTCCCAAGTCCTGTTTATAAGCTAATTTTTGCTCTACGTGGTAAATTCAACCCAGCTGTGACTGCTGCATGTAGATTCAATTTAAGGGGAAATTATTTTAGAGGAGTGCACCTGGAATTGCCATTTTCTGCTAACCCCTGGAAAATACTTGGAATAGCTTTATGCACATCTAAAATGTGTTCACTTTCATCTTATATCAAATTCTTTACTAGCTGTACTACTACTTATGCCAGTTATGTGACAGTTAACGTGCACTTGGCCAGAGAGATAAAGCACTCATGCCTTGTGAATTTAAGTGTGGAGTTCATGAACAGTTTCAGCCCGGTAGTAAAGGTTTTCTGTTGATGAGGACAAAACTCTCTCCGCTACAAATATACAGattgctgatttattttttttttcctcacacacccccacccacccggTGGCAGAGTCATGTTTGACCATTGTTAACTTAAGCTGGTTTGAATCCAGCAACTAGAAGGGGGAAGCTTTTACATTATCAGTTTCCTGAGTAATGCATTTTTCTTGTCACTTTCTGTATTTAAGGAGGTGACATGTCAAAGAATGTAAATCCATCTCAAATGGCAAAACTGAACCAACAGATGGCAAAGATGATGGATCCAAGAGTTCTTCATCACATGGGTAAGTGTTACATTTTTTGCAATATAAACTAGGTAATTTGTAAGGAATTATGGGGGAGCATTTGACAGCATATTTCAGTATTCAgtgttccttctctctctctccccttttaaaACCCATCTTAAATCTAGCCTTCAGTTGCCGATTTCCTCTGACATCTACTCCCACTCACATACTACTTTGATTTGAATATCCATCCAAACTAGACAATGAGCTCTTCTGGGCTATGCCTATTGTGTTTTGTAAAGCACCGTTGAACACCTCCGGTGCTGTGCATTAGTGGTGAAGTATGAGGTTTCTTTACCAAAAAGTTACTACTAATTGAATTGCCAGGCTACTTACCTACCCAATTCTCACTGACCTCTCTTCTCTAGGTGGCATGGCAGGATTGCAGTCAATGATGAGACAGTTTCAACAAGGTGCTGCTGGAAACATGAAAGGCATGATGGGATTCAATAATATGTAAAGAAGCCTTAATAAAAACTGACTTGGCTGAGGACATTTGCTGCGACTTCGGTAAAAGGACTTGATTTCTTCCTTTTACAGTGAGAGAGAAGAGTGttgatgggggtggaggaagtgACCTTTTGAAACTTCTATTTGGGCTTCTCAAGAAGATTCTAAATTGATTTCCGGAAAACAATTATATTTTTGCTTAGTTCCTTCCCATCAAAAGAAGTtaagtttaataaataaaaatcatgatGTAAAATTTTAATATGTAGAGACACTTTTTAATTGTTTGCATTAAATGGCAGCCATTATATTTGTAAACAATCCAGATATTTGGTTAATAGTAACATAAAATGTCCCAAGAAATGTTGTAAAATAAACTTAAATGGTTGTAAATGAAGGATGTGcttatttctttgatttttaaaaccatcACTAGGAATGCACCTTTTCATGCGATGTAGTGTAGATGGCCACTGCTCACTGATAGCAGTACTTAAATAACAGTTACTAGAAAGATGATCAGAGGAAATATATGCCTTTGATATCTGTGCACGTGTAGTGTTGAGTTGCCTGCAGGCTGAAATTGGGGTGGATAGGGCTGCTCGTTAGTGTGCGTCTTCCTTCTTTGCTGCGCAGTCTGAGACTGGTTTTGGGGGGAACTGCTGCTTCTTGCCATAGACATCCTGTGCAGAATCTCACAAGATTGCTGCTTATCTTTCCTCCTGTTTAGTACATATAGGAGTCTGTTGAGAGGGTTATTGAGGAGACATGGCTTTCAAGTATCTTCAGTATGCTCATGACATCTAACTTTCTTAATCTCACCAGACTCCTAATCAAGCTGTGTATTTTGCTGTGAGCATGTTATACTGGTGCTCTTAATCTTCActaaatggaatttaaaatattgatattgACCATAAAGCTCTAAATGGCCAGGGACTGATTAACCCCAGAGACTAACCTTTCTCCcgatacagtagaaccccatttatttGACCCTCCATTATGTGGCTCTATGTATTAACCGAACAACCTACACACACAGGTCCAGAAGCGGGTGATCCTCCTGGGACCGCTAGATGGTTGCTGCAGACTTGCATTTTCCCATTCTCCAGATTATCTGAATTTTGATTATCTGATCGACTCCCATCCTGATTAGATTGGATAAATTTCTGCTGTGTCATACTGACACAGCTGCAGTGAGCAGGGATGCTTGAGCTGAAACTCGCTTTGTGTAAAAGAGAAGGAAAGCTGGCAATTGTGTGAGGATCTTTGACTTTGGAACTTAATCCTCAACCATGGTCTGAAACAGGCAGAATCTACTGACCTTCGGGCATGCTTCAAAGTTCATCTGTTATCCCTGACTTCTGGAGTCATGGGAAGAATTATcgagggggtgggagagaggcagCAAGGACaaacttttcaatattttctgtCTATCAATTGACTGGGAAGGGGGTGTttgtattaatttcagtggaatatGAGAgtccaaagagtcaaaggtgttaatgtCACCCAACATTAAAGAGTATTAAACACAGCTTGGGGTTTGGTATACTGAAACATCAGCCTGCTTTGTACCACTGCAAATAACAGCTtattaaaaaaacttttaataaagatTCTGATTTACAGGCAAAAACATAAGGCATTGACTACAGCATTAGGAGGCCAATGAGGATTTGTTTACATTGTACAACTGTATTGTTTTGTTTCCCACAGTGACAAGTGTGAAATCTGTAGTAAAATGTACCTTAATCTGTTCTTACTTTCCTCTTATTACCCTATTTACACTGGAGGTAAGTCAGTGGAAAAACCATGTTGTGCTGAAACTAGGTCTCTGATTATGGAAGTATTTAtaatgtagacagggccttacaGTGAAAGACAAAATGTTGACATTGAGCTGTTGCAAGAGATTAATCAAGACTTCCTGCCAAGATTTGTAGGAAAGAATAGGTGAGGAAGCTGTCAATCTATCGCATGTGGGGAAGTGTTCGTTATATGGTGACAATATTCATCTTTATATGGTTTTTGTCTTGGTTTTTGTCAGCAAACATGTCTGTAACAAAACAGATgataaagattcaggaaatgtgttGACAGATTCCATACAAGGCATAATACTGAACTGAGTAATACATTTAAACTACAgaacagaaccatatttcccatcccctcagaagcaatgcaaaggctgggggggggggggggaagattggaagtaattgctgggtatgaacttggagggttgcTGGGTATGGGTAGGAAAAGTAtggaaggggtttgttttttgggggagcAATTGTAAAGGAGTTAGGGAGCTTCACCCATGAAGACCCTGGCTGactcctctcccattcagtcagggcacatctgctcctgtccccatgtgttcctgcaccccGATCCCCATGTCCCCATGTCTCTGCCCCCTCAGCTAGCCCTCTCCCCTcactccatgtgtccctgcaccccttgTCCTCATGTGTCTATGCCCTCACTTAgtcatctcccttccccctgtaACTTTGCACCCTctgcccatgtggccctgcatttCCTTCACCCCTGTggctccactcccattcagcttCTGCCCTACTCTATCCTCCCCTTATGAGCTCCTGTCTGGCCCCCAGCAGTCCCATGCCatttgtctccccatagcccctgtctcctgacccgGCCTGACAGGTGCTATGAAGAAGGCATTGTAGGCTCTCTCTTCCCTATCCTAGCTAGGACtggccaggagcagctgctgtgttctagcaccacagtgccctctggtgggcaaaaagAACTCAGCAACTTTTCAGCAGAAgctattttctggaaaaaaaaatgcatggcaCATGAAATATGCACacctgcagtggtgcagaattcctccaggagtatttttatttatagctTTGACCTACAGTAATCTTGGCATTGTCAGCATAGTTCATATTCAATGAATCAGGTATGTAGTATCTTAGTAAACTTGGCATGCAGTTTTTAACTGGAAACACTACATATTTTCCCTTTTATGTAATCCCTATGAGAGATCTTGTACAACtgttcctttgtctaaaaaaaacaaactacctATATCAAAACTATGGACGCTTGTGTTACCATTTTACATGAGTAGTCCTGCAGCTGCACAAGTGCTATTTTCAAATATCTGTAAAGGAATTGAACAAGTTACTCAAACTGCCTATTCTAGTTCATTATAAACAGTGATCAAAATCAATGTAATCTATAAAATGTTGAAAAGGTAATATGTTTTAGCAACCAAAGAAGATTCATATAACCATCTTCTCAACCAGAACTTTGTATGCAAGAGTTTAGATATAGTTGAATGCCcttaatgaaaatgaaacttaCAAAGGAGTATATT
This DNA window, taken from Dermochelys coriacea isolate rDerCor1 chromosome 6, rDerCor1.pri.v4, whole genome shotgun sequence, encodes the following:
- the SRP54 gene encoding signal recognition particle 54 kDa protein yields the protein MVLADLGRKITSALRSLSNATIINEEVLNAMLKEVCTALLEADVNIKLVKQLRENVKSAIDLEEMASGLNKRKMIQHAVFKELVKLVDPGVKAWTPTKGKQNIIMFVGLQGSGKTTTCSKLAYYYQRKGWKTCLICADTYRAGAFDQLKQNATKARIPFYGSYTEMDPVIIASEGVEKFKNENFEIIIVDTSGRHKQEDSLFEEMLQVANAIQPDNIVYVMDASIGQACEAQAKAFKDKVDVASVIVTKLDGHAKGGGALSAVAATKSPIIFIGTGEHIDDFEPFKTQPFISKLLGMGDIEGLIDKVNELKLDDNEALIEKLKHGQFTLRDMYEQFQNIMKMGPFSQILGMIPGFGTDFMSKGNEQESMARLKKLMTIMDSMNDQELDSTDGAKVFSKQPGRIQRVARGSGVSTRDVQELLTQYTKFAQMVKKMGGIKGLFKGGDMSKNVNPSQMAKLNQQMAKMMDPRVLHHMGGMAGLQSMMRQFQQGAAGNMKGMMGFNNM